One region of Micromonospora ureilytica genomic DNA includes:
- a CDS encoding mycothiol-dependent nitroreductase Rv2466c family protein gives MTERVTADMWFDPACPWAWITSRWLLEVEQIRNVDIRFHVMSLAVLNDGRDGLTEDYKEFLKTAWGPVRVCIAAEQRHGNEVLRPLYTALGTRIHLQKQERNQELYVAALTEAGLDPALAAAADSTDYDEALRASHEAGMRPVGQDVGTPVVHAPGPDGTPVAFFGPVITPAPKGEAAGRLWDGVLLVAGTPGFYELKRTREQDPIFD, from the coding sequence GTGACCGAACGTGTCACCGCCGACATGTGGTTCGACCCGGCCTGCCCGTGGGCATGGATCACCTCCCGCTGGCTGCTCGAGGTCGAGCAGATCCGAAACGTGGACATCCGTTTCCACGTGATGAGCCTGGCTGTGCTCAACGACGGCCGGGACGGGCTGACCGAGGACTACAAGGAGTTCCTGAAGACCGCGTGGGGCCCGGTGCGTGTCTGCATCGCCGCCGAGCAGCGCCACGGCAATGAGGTGCTGCGCCCGCTGTACACCGCGCTCGGCACCCGGATCCACCTGCAGAAGCAGGAGCGAAATCAGGAGTTGTACGTCGCCGCGCTCACCGAGGCCGGCCTCGACCCGGCGCTGGCCGCGGCCGCCGACAGCACCGACTACGACGAGGCGCTGCGGGCCAGCCACGAGGCGGGCATGCGCCCGGTCGGGCAGGATGTGGGCACTCCGGTCGTGCACGCGCCCGGCCCGGACGGCACCCCTGTCGCGTTCTTCGGCCCGGTGATCACTCCGGCTCCGAAGGGGGAGGCCGCCGGCCGACTCTGGGACGGTGTGCTGCTGGTCGCCGGCACCCCGGGCTTCTACGAGCTCAAGCGCACCCGCGAGCAGGACCCGATCTTCGACTGA
- a CDS encoding DUF1015 family protein, with product MTVVHPITRAWVTTGGTGAQNYDEFADDAEITAIIESNPHSALGIEMPHRAPQSLGKSFLDALPDAVARFAEAKADGSYTPAEQVVVLYRISAPGEEPAYGLFAMVDTDQISTRADEPGLVIRNEDVFIAKVRERVALADALGHLLSPVLLLQTGRGDELHAALAAATDTAGAPAATDTDQAGRTHAIWLLGPGPEQATLTALAGGGDLVVADGNHRSLAAQTGGLPRFLAVVTTPASLAIQPYNRLVSELTTTPAELLDRLRAAGAEVEPIDGPVEVPAAGGTVHLRLDGQGYAVRLPATASAGLENLDHALVERLVLRDALGLDPGDKRITYVGGDYPASWLTGEVDAGRAELAILIAPVTVADFVAVNLAREKMPRKSTWFTPKARGGLVVAELPR from the coding sequence ATGACGGTCGTGCATCCGATCACCCGGGCCTGGGTCACCACTGGCGGCACCGGCGCGCAAAACTACGACGAGTTCGCCGACGACGCGGAGATCACCGCGATCATCGAGTCGAACCCGCACAGTGCTCTCGGCATCGAGATGCCGCACCGCGCCCCGCAGAGCCTGGGCAAGTCGTTCCTCGACGCGCTGCCGGACGCAGTGGCCCGCTTCGCCGAGGCCAAGGCCGACGGCAGTTACACCCCCGCCGAGCAGGTGGTGGTGCTCTACCGGATCAGCGCACCCGGCGAGGAGCCGGCGTACGGGCTGTTCGCGATGGTGGACACCGACCAGATCTCCACCCGGGCGGACGAGCCGGGCCTCGTCATCCGCAACGAGGACGTCTTCATCGCCAAGGTGCGCGAGCGCGTGGCGTTGGCCGACGCGCTGGGCCACCTGCTCTCGCCCGTACTCCTGCTGCAGACCGGGCGTGGCGACGAGTTGCACGCCGCGCTCGCGGCGGCGACCGACACGGCCGGCGCGCCCGCCGCGACGGACACCGACCAGGCGGGGCGCACGCACGCCATCTGGCTGCTCGGCCCCGGCCCGGAGCAGGCCACGCTCACCGCTCTCGCCGGTGGCGGGGATCTGGTCGTCGCAGACGGCAACCACCGCAGCCTGGCCGCGCAGACCGGGGGGCTGCCGCGCTTCCTGGCCGTGGTCACCACCCCCGCGTCGTTGGCCATCCAGCCGTACAACCGGCTGGTCAGCGAGCTGACCACCACGCCGGCCGAGCTGCTCGACCGGCTGCGGGCCGCGGGCGCCGAGGTCGAGCCGATCGACGGCCCGGTCGAGGTCCCGGCGGCCGGCGGCACCGTGCACCTCCGCCTCGACGGCCAGGGGTACGCGGTGCGTCTGCCCGCCACCGCCTCGGCCGGCCTGGAAAACCTGGACCACGCACTGGTCGAGCGGCTGGTGTTGCGCGACGCTCTCGGTCTGGACCCGGGCGACAAGCGGATCACCTACGTCGGCGGTGACTACCCGGCGAGCTGGCTCACCGGTGAGGTCGACGCCGGGCGGGCCGAGTTGGCCATCCTGATCGCTCCGGTGACCGTGGCGGATTTCGTCGCGGTCAACCTGGCCAGGGAGAAGATGCCCCGCAAGAGCACCTGGTTCACCCCGAAGGCGCGCGGCGGTCTGGTCGTCGCCGAGCTGCCGCGTTGA
- the pepN gene encoding aminopeptidase N, whose product MRNLTQVEATERARLLNVTGYDISLDLSTAVLAADGRTFRSTTEVRFRCSEPGASTFIELAAESVRSATLNGTPVDLSDWSAEKGLTLSGLDSDNVLVVEADFGYSNSGQGLHRTVDPVDGETYLYSQFETADAQRVYACFDQPDLKSVYTWHVTVPAHWRAVSNMPVQREEPAGDALKTLHFTESPRMSTYITAMCAGPYHEVRDAHDGIDLGVFCRASMAQYLDSDDLFLITKQGFDFFHEKFGVRYPLPKYDQLWVPDFNAGAMENFGCVTHAESHYLFRSQVTDFEYEQRANTILHELAHMWFGDLVTMRWWNDLWLNESFAEWASHWCNTNATRFTEAWTTFLSIRKNWGYRQDQLSSTHPVYTEMPDMEAVEVNFDGITYAKGASVLKQLVAYVGEEPFVAGLRAYFGKHAWGNATFDDLLTELEAASGRELRKFAAQWLETAQVNTLRPEVTIGADGTYEQVLVRQEAPAAYPTLRTHRIGVGLYDLTDGRLTRRERYEVDVTGEHTDLAPLRGVRAADVLLLNDDDLSYTKLRLDDRSMATVVQHIGGFDSSLARALCWTAAWDMIRDAELSARDYVALTLSGLPAETDINLVTATLRQATTALTLYADPAWAPTGWADLARTARDALAAAEPGSGFQLAWARAFTSAVRSEEDLATLRGWLDGTGMPAGLTVDTELRWSVLAALVANGAAGTAEIEAELSSDRTASGEREAAYAHALMPTAENKAAVWALLTGPDALPNWRHRALLQGFAHPAQVELVTPYRERYFAAVGQVWATRDSEPAQEFAQLAYPTYLVEDDTVAATDAWLAGDGHPAPLRRLVAEGRDGVVRALKARAKDAQSA is encoded by the coding sequence GTGCGCAACCTGACGCAGGTCGAGGCGACCGAGCGGGCACGCCTGCTCAACGTGACGGGGTATGACATCAGTCTGGACCTGTCCACCGCCGTGCTGGCGGCCGACGGCCGCACGTTCAGGTCGACGACCGAGGTTCGGTTCCGTTGCTCCGAACCGGGCGCGAGCACATTCATCGAGTTGGCCGCCGAGTCGGTGCGGTCCGCGACGCTGAACGGCACGCCCGTCGACCTCTCCGACTGGTCGGCCGAGAAGGGCCTGACCCTGTCCGGGTTGGACAGCGACAACGTGCTGGTGGTCGAGGCCGACTTCGGTTACTCCAACAGCGGGCAGGGTCTGCACCGGACGGTCGACCCGGTGGACGGCGAGACGTACCTCTACAGCCAGTTCGAGACGGCCGACGCGCAGCGGGTGTACGCCTGCTTCGACCAACCCGACCTGAAGAGCGTCTACACCTGGCACGTCACGGTGCCGGCGCACTGGCGGGCGGTTTCCAACATGCCGGTGCAGCGCGAGGAGCCGGCGGGTGACGCGCTCAAGACGCTGCACTTCACCGAGTCGCCCCGGATGAGCACCTACATCACGGCGATGTGCGCCGGGCCGTACCACGAGGTGCGCGACGCGCACGACGGCATCGACCTGGGTGTGTTCTGCCGGGCGTCGATGGCACAGTACCTGGACTCCGACGACCTGTTCCTGATCACCAAGCAGGGCTTCGACTTCTTCCACGAGAAGTTCGGCGTGCGCTACCCGCTGCCGAAGTACGACCAGCTCTGGGTGCCCGACTTCAACGCCGGCGCGATGGAGAACTTCGGCTGCGTGACGCACGCCGAGTCGCACTACCTGTTCCGCTCGCAGGTCACCGACTTCGAGTACGAGCAGCGGGCCAACACGATCCTGCACGAACTGGCCCACATGTGGTTCGGTGACCTGGTCACCATGCGCTGGTGGAACGACCTGTGGCTGAACGAGTCGTTCGCCGAGTGGGCCAGCCACTGGTGCAACACCAACGCGACCCGCTTCACCGAGGCGTGGACGACCTTCCTGTCCATCCGGAAGAACTGGGGCTACCGGCAGGACCAGCTCTCCTCCACCCACCCGGTCTACACGGAGATGCCGGACATGGAGGCCGTGGAGGTCAACTTCGACGGCATCACCTACGCCAAGGGCGCGAGCGTGCTCAAGCAGCTCGTCGCGTACGTGGGTGAGGAGCCGTTCGTGGCCGGGCTGCGGGCCTACTTCGGCAAGCACGCCTGGGGCAACGCCACCTTCGACGACCTGCTCACCGAGCTGGAGGCCGCATCCGGGCGGGAGCTGCGCAAGTTCGCCGCGCAGTGGTTGGAGACCGCGCAGGTCAACACGCTGCGGCCGGAGGTGACCATCGGGGCGGACGGCACGTACGAGCAGGTGCTGGTGCGGCAGGAGGCGCCGGCGGCGTACCCGACGCTGCGGACGCACCGGATCGGCGTGGGCCTGTACGACCTGACCGACGGGCGGCTGACCCGTCGTGAGCGGTACGAGGTGGACGTGACCGGCGAGCACACGGATCTCGCCCCGCTGCGTGGCGTCCGGGCCGCCGACGTGTTGCTGCTCAACGACGACGACCTCAGCTACACCAAGCTGCGCCTCGACGACCGCTCGATGGCGACAGTGGTGCAGCACATCGGTGGCTTCGACTCGTCGCTGGCCCGCGCCCTCTGCTGGACCGCCGCCTGGGACATGATCCGCGACGCCGAGCTGTCCGCCCGCGACTACGTGGCGCTGACGCTGAGCGGGCTGCCCGCGGAGACCGACATCAACCTCGTCACCGCCACCCTGCGGCAGGCGACCACCGCGCTCACCCTGTACGCCGACCCGGCCTGGGCGCCGACCGGCTGGGCCGACCTGGCCCGTACCGCCCGCGACGCGCTCGCCGCCGCCGAGCCCGGCAGCGGGTTCCAGTTGGCCTGGGCCCGTGCGTTCACGTCGGCGGTCCGCTCCGAGGAAGACCTGGCGACGTTGCGCGGTTGGCTGGACGGCACCGGGATGCCGGCCGGGCTGACCGTGGACACCGAGCTGCGCTGGTCGGTCCTCGCCGCGCTGGTGGCCAACGGCGCCGCCGGCACGGCCGAGATCGAGGCGGAGCTGAGCAGCGACCGCACGGCCAGCGGCGAGCGGGAGGCCGCGTACGCGCACGCGTTGATGCCGACGGCCGAAAACAAGGCCGCCGTGTGGGCCCTGCTCACCGGCCCGGACGCGCTGCCCAACTGGCGGCACCGGGCGCTGTTGCAGGGCTTCGCCCACCCGGCGCAGGTGGAGCTGGTCACCCCGTACCGGGAGCGCTACTTCGCGGCGGTCGGGCAGGTGTGGGCCACTCGGGACAGCGAGCCTGCGCAGGAGTTCGCCCAGCTGGCGTACCCGACCTACCTGGTGGAGGACGACACGGTGGCGGCCACCGACGCATGGCTGGCCGGTGACGGGCACCCCGCCCCGCTGCGTCGGCTGGTGGCCGAGGGCCGCGACGGTGTGGTGCGGGCGCTGAAGGCCCGCGCGAAGGACGCCCAGAGCGCCTGA